GCGCGGAAGTTGTCTGACGAGAAGATTTTTACTAATGATACATTTAACCAACAAATATTGATGGCTGATACCGTCGTTGGAAATAAGTTGGATTTGTATAGTGAACAAGACCGGAAGCTCTTAGAGGATTACGTAAAATCGCATGGACAGCATCACGTTAAGGTTATATTCACTCAGTCGGCAAGAATCGAGTTGGACCAGCTCGAAGGAGAAACTGCAAATAAACATATTGGTAGTCATCACCATCATCACCATGCCAGCAACAAAACCTTAATTGCTGATCAGCCAATTCCTGATTGCGGTTACATAAAAGCAGAAAATGAAGGTGAGGGGTTTAAAAGTGTCGGTTGGCGATTTGCGCCTGACATTGTGTTCGACCACCAGATACTGCTATCTATTTTGAAAGGTGTACGTGCTGAAAGAATGAAGGCAGTTTTTATAACGAATGATGGTGTGTTTGGTTATAACCTAACTACAGATGCGCTACAAGTAGTGGAACTTGATGATTGCGATGAAAGCTGTATCGAGATCATTTCTACTAAATCGCATGAGCAAATTGAATCAGAGCTGTTAGAGGCGAGAGTATAGGACTTCATGTACTGCACGAAGAGTTAATGTTACTTGAAGTGTTGAATTATAATTTGTGCCGACTTTACTAGTATTAGTGCTAAAACACTAACTTAGTGCCAGGCTTGGTTGAGTCAGGAGATGTTGAAGTTAAAGAATTTACCAAGTAAGTAGTACTAATCTGGCGTGGCCTTTGTCAAAGCAAGCTTCATACCTAAATAAAAGAAAGTAGTGCAACCAATATAATATAAATGAATGCTTAATAATCATAAGTGTTAACTAGTTCAAATTACAATCTTCAATTAGCACAAAATGCTGCCCTTCTATTGATGGTTCTATCTATAGTGGCTAATCGTATGCTTTAAACAAATAAATGAGGATTTTGTATTTACAACGTTGTTCATTAGCTAACAGTCACTATTATAAGGGAGTATGCCTACTATGCTTCAACCACAAGTACCTGCCAATGAAGGTAAAAGGTTAAGAAATCTGAGACGTCTTGGAATAATTGAATCTGGTTACGAAGAACGATTTGATCGCGTAACTAGGGTAGTTAGGCAGCTATATGATGTTCCAATTGCAATTGTTAGCCTTGTTGATGAAAACTGGATTTGGTTTAAGTCTTGCTTTGGGCTTCCAGTAAAGAAAGCACCTCGTGATATTTCAATTTGTGGTCATGCAATACTAACGAAAGATCCATTAGTGATTGAAGATGCGTCAAAAGATCCGAGATTTTTAGACAATCCATTAGTTGTTGGTGATCCAAATATTCGGTTTTATGCTGGCATACCCTTAGTCTATGGTGACGATACAGTATTAGGCACATTGTGTATTATTGATGACA
This genomic stretch from Vibrio marisflavi CECT 7928 harbors:
- a CDS encoding CobW family GTP-binding protein — its product is MNSKQNETRAIPTNVITGFLGVGKTTAILNLLEQKPKNEHWAVLVNEFGEIGIDGSFFSGQSQNKDQVFFQEVPGGCMCCAAGLPMQIALGQLLSRAKPDRLLIEPTGLGHPREILQVLSTGYYREILSLQKTLTLVDARKLSDEKIFTNDTFNQQILMADTVVGNKLDLYSEQDRKLLEDYVKSHGQHHVKVIFTQSARIELDQLEGETANKHIGSHHHHHHASNKTLIADQPIPDCGYIKAENEGEGFKSVGWRFAPDIVFDHQILLSILKGVRAERMKAVFITNDGVFGYNLTTDALQVVELDDCDESCIEIISTKSHEQIESELLEARV